Within the Acinetobacter radioresistens DSM 6976 = NBRC 102413 = CIP 103788 genome, the region AAACGAACTGAGTGGAAACTTTGACTTAGTGATTAATGCGACTTCAGCCAGTTTAACTGGTGAAGCATTGGTTCTACCTGAAAGTATGAGCTTTCACTATGCCTATGAGATGGCTTATGGCAAAGCTTCAAGCTTTCTGGAACAAGCCAAAGCACGCGGAGTAAAGTATGCCGATGGGTATGGCATGCTCGTCGGGCAAGCAATTGAATCATTTTCAATCTGGCACAGTGTTAAACCGGAATTGCAGGATTTTCTAGATTAAATATAAAAAGAACCTCAACTGAGGTTCTTTTTAGAATAGAGAATTAAACTGCCTTATTTAACATGCTGCTTTAATTTTTGATAAGTCTCTTGGTATAAATCGAAGTCAATATAATCGGCCTGATCTAAAGTCAGCTGCTGAATACTTCTTACCGAAAGATTATTCTGGGTAGTGTCTTTATATGCACGCGCCAGTACTGTTGCGGCTGCTTTCAGAAAGGGACGGCTAGCTGGCTCAACTTCATATTCCTCATTAAAACGCTGTATATAATACTGAATAAAGAGAGCTTGGGGCTGTTTGTACTGGGTTGCCAGCTTGTTCCAGTTTTGACGGTCTTCAGCACCTGCAATCACTTCCGAGACCATTTTGTCTACGCTTTTACCCAAGACCTCATCAAACTGGATACTTTCCTTGAGCTGATGTTTTTCCTGCAAGATTTTAATTTTTGCCAGTTCTTGTGTATCTGGTGTGTTCTGATCAACGTCCTGATAACGATACGCATAAACCTGAGAAATTTCTTGTAATGCCTGCGGACTGTAATTCTTCAGCAGTTCTGGCTGTTGAACTGCCAGTTCCATCAGGAAAACAGTCTGATAAGTTTGCTGGTAAGAATGAGTACGGGCGTAAGTCTTTTCTGCCAGCTTATGTACCTGCTGCTCAAAATCAGGCATTTCATTATGAGTATTGGTTCTGGATGACTCATCTTCACCCATAGAGCGCCCCACTCCTTTAATCAGGTTTTCAAACATTGAGCCTTTACTGACTTCCTCAATCGACTTGGCATTACGCAACTGGGCACGGTCAATTTTGGTAGCATTACCATAATTTAAAATATCCATGTCAGCTTTTACATCCAGTACACCATATTTTTGTGTTGTGTACTGCAAGCCATATTTAATCTGTACTACCCGGCCCTGCTGGTCTAGTCCAACATCCACCTGTAACGGTGTCTGCCGATGAAGCCCCCTCATTGCCTGCTGTATATCGGATTGGTGATTCTTCCATAAACCGGTAAATTCCTCAGCTGTAGTCAACTGCCGTTTTTCATAAGGGGTAAATACCTTCTGTAAATTCAGCAAAGCTTCATTGAGACTATAAAGTGTTCCCTTATCTTTTACATTTTTTTGAAAAACATCTAAACCATACTCATTTCGACAAGCATTCAGCTGCCCCATAGCAACCTGCTGAGGCTGTTGAAGCAATGCTTGACATTCCTCTTTGGTTAGGTAACCGCTCGCTTCCTCTTCAGCCGCTGTATACGTCTGCTCTTTAGCAGTATCTAAACGTCCAGAATCTTCTGTCAGTTGGGCTGCATCTCTGCAGTTCTTGTGGCTGTCCGTTATACAACTGGTTTCAACAGCACTGTCTGTTGCCATATCAGGATGTTGTAACTGGTTCAAGTGCTCATTAACCAACTGGGTTAATAATACACGTGACTGGTAAGCTTCTGTTTCGGCGCTACCACCTATTTCAGAAGATAAAACATCCAGTTCTACCTTGTGTGAAAAGTCATCCTTTTCTCTAGCAGCATCGGTTGCTATTTGATTGTCTTTAGACTGTACTGGCATACCTAAGACGGTATGAGATAAGTACCCTTTGTTGAGCTGACTAAACAGACTTGATTGTAAAGAAATAGCTTCAAGAGTGGTATCTAACCGGACTTTCTCAACCAGGCCTTGTTGACGGTCTTGAGCCGTTAGAGCGAGCGAATGTATCTGTTGCGGCTCTGCTAGCAAGTAAGCGACTGCATTCATCTGCTTAATGTACTCAGCCAGCTCTTGCAGGTTTACTTTATTGATATCACTTTTATATTTGGAAAAGTCAATATAGGCAAAGCTGCTCTGACTGTCTTGATTGACCAGATAAGGCATAAGCGCAAAATAATTGCTATAGAACTTATAGTCTTTAAAGTCCACGACCATTGGAATTTTGGCTTGTACCAGCAGAGTCGGTTTTTTATAGGTTGCCGTTAGATTAAGAGACGCCAGTTTCTGGCGATAATGTACCGAACCAGCATAATCAAACTGAATATTACTCAGCAGATTTAACGCCCAAACATCAAACTGGCGCCCGGAAGCTGTACTCGCTGCTCTATAACGATCAGCGTCCTTATACATTGCCTGATAAAGTTGCTGCTTTTGTTGTGTTGTAAGAGAAATATGCTGTTTCTTTAAAAACTGGTCAATCTGCTTTTGCAATGTGTGGTCGAACCGATCCGATTTCTTCTGTTCCTCCTGAGTTTTAGTTATATCTTGTAACGCAGATGCTTTTACTAAGAACTGGCCACGATAATCATAGCTCGAGGTTTCAAGCATGGAATTAAGACCATGTATCGCGCGCTGTCCAGCACTTTTAGCAGCATCTGGACTGGTTTTAATGACATGCTGTGTACACGCCCCCAGACTTAAACCTAACAGGCACAAGGTTAAATATTGTAATTTCATGAGGTTTTTCTAAACACCTTATTTATTTATAATTTAAACTAAAAAAACTGCAAATTAATCTGTACAGATAATCCGGCTTATTTTAACAAGCTCAAGTCCTTTTAAGATTGGCAATTGTGCTTAGATTAGCTTTTCTGACATTTTAATTTTGCTGTCATATCAATGTATTTTTATAGAATTTATGAATAATTGAATACATACACCAGATAATCCAAAACAATTTCTAGATTAGGATTAAGACCCATGCCAGCATATAAAGCTCCCCTTCGTGATACACGCTTCTTGATGAATGAAGTTTTTGATTATCCAGCCCATTACCAGACTTTATCCAATGGTGAACTGGCTGATAGTGATACCGTCGATATGATTCTAGAAGGTGCAGCAGATTACTGTGAAAATGTAATTTCCCCCCTGTATCAAACCGGCGATGATGAAGGCTGTCACTGGAACAACGGTGAAGTCACTACCCCTAAAGGCTATAAAGAAGCATATGACCAGTTTGTACAAAGCGGCTGGCAGGGATTGTCTTATCCGGAGCAGTATGGTGGACAGGGTCTCCCTATGTCACTCAATCTGATCAAGTCGGAAATGATGGGCACAGCCAACTGGGCGTTTACCATGTATCCAGGTTTAAGCATGGGTTGCATGAATACTATTTTGCAATTCGGGACTGAAGAGCAGAAAGATATTTATATGCCACCTCTGGTTGCAGGTACCTGGTCAGGGACCATGTGTTTGACTGAGCCCCAATGCGGTACTGATCTGGGTCAATTAAAGACTAAAGCTGAACCTCAGGCTGATGGTACCTATAAAATAACCGGTACCAAAATCTTTATTTCTGCGGGTGAACATGACCTGACTGAAAATATTGTACACATCGTGCTTGCTCGTCTGCCAGATGCACCTGCGGGTACAAAAGGTATTTCACTGTTCATCGTACCGAAGTTCCTCCCAACTGCTGAAGGAAATGTCGGTGAGCGCAATGCAGTGAACTGCGGTTCAATTGAGCACAAGATGGGTATCAAGGCCTCTGCAACAGCAGTACTCAACTTTGATAATGCTACCGGTTATCTGATTGGTGAACAAAATAAAGGGCTGCATGCCATGTTTACCTTTATGAATACTGCCCGGATCGGGACAGCGGTTCAGGGTATTGCACATGCTGAACTTTCATTCCAAGGCGCACTGCCTTATGCCAAAGAGCGCATGTCAATGCGTGCCCTGTCCGGTAAAAAAGATCCGGAAAAAGTTGCTGATGCGATTATTCATCATGCTGATGTACGCCGTATGCTACTAACACAAAAAGCTATTGCCGAAGGTGGCCGTGCCATGATTTATCATGCTGCACAGCTTGCCGATAAAATGACAGATGCCCTTACCCGTGGTGACAATGCTGAATATGAAGAATACGATGATAAACTCGGTTTTTATACGCCTATTTTAAAAGGCTTTCTGACCGAACTTGGTCTTGAAGCAGCTAACCATGGTATGCAGGTCTTTGGTGGTCATGGTTATATCAAAGAATGGGGCATGGAGCAGATCGTTCGTGATGCACGGATTGCCACCTTGTATGAAGGTACAACCGGTGTGCAAGCACTGGATTTGATTGGCCGTAAAGTTTTGCTGTCTTCTAAAGGTAAAGTCGTTCGTGATTATACCGCTGAAATTTTAAAATTCAGTGGCCGTCATGCACGCAACAAATATATGCGCCGTTTTGCCTGGGACCTGACTAAAATCTGTGCTCAGTGGAATGCTCTTACTGTACGTATCATGCTGGCTGCACGTAAAGACCGGGATATTGTTTCAAGTGCCTCTTTTGATTATCTCATGTTCTCTGGATACGCCATGATGGCTTATTTCTGGGCCCAGCAGGCTGCAGTGGCTTCAGAAAAACTTGAATCGGGTGAAGGTAAAGAAACTCCTGAATTCTATAAAGCTAAAATCAAGGTTGCAGACTTCTATTTCGAGCGTATGCTGCCACGTGCACAAGGTCATGCTGAAGCTATGGTGAATCCTTCACGCACCATGACTTCTCTGGCAGCTGAACATTTCAGCTTTGACTACTAAGCTCATCATTTCAATATAAGTTATTCTTTAAAAAGAGCGCTTAGGCGCTCTTTTTAACTTCAGACTATTATTGATTCTAAATTATTCCAAGTCTTAAAACTCTACTGCATCTTTGACCAGTTTATAGGGCTGTTCAGGTAATGGATGCTGCTGTATAAAAGTCTGTATTACCCGCTGATCATTAGCATGCAAGGTCTTATAGAGATTCATGACCAGATTCTGCTTGGGATCAACACGATAATAAAAATTAACCCCCTCAGCGAGGTGCACAATAATTTCATTCTTAGCCTGATCAACAGACCAATGATCTCTGCGATAAAAACGGCGTTGCGCTGTATCAGGCCTGTCTACGCCAGGTTGCACCCGGCCAAATGTAGCGATCATACGGTGGGCACTGCCGTCAGGCAGCAAATTTAAAATATATTCTGCCCTTCCTTTGCCACAATTTACAAAAGCATCCTGACAGGGAACCTGCGTATAGTAACGTCCTGCATACTGTAAATTTGTACTGCGTACTTCTTCATTCTGCTCATTTTGCAGTACTGGCAAAGACGCACGGCCTGCAACCTCAGTCAGTTTTCGGCCTGTCACCAAACTTTCATCAGTATAATTTATATTATTCAAAGAAGGGAGCTGACCCTGACTTAGAGGTGAGCTTTCCCGTGTTTCTGACTGCGAGAGATCACAGCCACCCATCAATGCGCCTAATAACACAATGGTACAGACTCTGGCTAGAACAGGCATTTTTCTATTCATCACTCACTTGTTGGTCCGACGACATTCGGCTTATACAGGCCAATAAATGTATTTTCAATACACTTTTATCATTAAAATCAGGCGTTTCAATACCATTGTCGCTCAAGTTAAATTAAATACTCAAAAGAGTAGAGAAGGCATACCAATAAAAATAAAGTCGACTTCCTGAGTTGGAAATAACTTTAAGGGTATTTTAGTGGTCAAATTATAGAAATTTGAACTCCTGCTTACATAACTTAACCAAGTTACTGAACATACGTCTTTAAAAGGTATTCATTCATCACTATATAAATATCGGGGGTAATGATTTTTTCGTTATCAGATTTATTTTTTACAGCGAGGAGACTTCGATGTCAGATTCTGGCTTATATCGTTCTAACCGACAAAACATGATTGCCGGCGTAATGGGCGGTATTGCAGAACGTTTTGGCTGGAATGCCAATCTGCTGCGCATCATTTTTGTCTTGATCTCGATTATGAGTGCAGCTTTTCCTGGAATTCTGGTTTATCTGATTTTATGGCTATTGATGCCTAAACGTGATTATCGTCTGGATGCACCGCCACGAAATTATCAGCAGCCAGTACGTACTGTTTATGATGAACATAAAGTAAAACGCTAAATCGCTCTCCTCTCTAAGTGGTTTGGTCGCTACGGTTGTGCCCCTAGACAGCCGTAGCCTTTTTATTTATCTATCTATAAATTATGGTTTCTGGCGCAAATGCAGAATTTCTTGCTGCATGGCTGCAATCATATCTGCCCGGCTAATGATTCCAATTAGCTGTTCTGCTTCAACTACAGGTATATAGTTAAAAGATTTTTCTACAAAATAGGGCGCCAAATCTTGAATTGGCTGTTCAGGGTGAACTGTCACCACCTTACGGTTCATAATCTGTTTTACCAGATACTCCCATGATGCCCGGTAATCTGCACCGCGCTTAAACCACTCGACCACATCATATAACGCAAGTGTACCCACCAAATGCTCTGAGGCATTCACTACGGGCAGACTCATTAAATTGACCTGCTTGAACTTGTCTAAGGCTTTATGAATATCATCGTTTTCATGCAGCACAATGACGTCACGGCTCATAATATCACGACAGTGATAGTGTAAAACTATACGTTCATTTGCCCGTTCTTGGGCTTCTAGAATAATTTTTTCCAAGTCATACTGACTGATATCAAGAAGCTCGGTCTGATGCTCAAGTGCCTGCTGGATATCCTGTGGCTGAATGGTCACCTTCTGGGTAGGCGTCGGGTCTTTGGAACGCTCATTTACCTGCCGTGGATAAGGATAATGCCGCCCTAGCAGACGATTAAAAAAAATAGCAAAACCCAGCAATAAAACCGAATTTAGTAATACGGGATAAAATAAAAATTGATAACCCAGATGATGTACACCCTCGCCACCTAAAACTGCCGTAATTGCTACAGCTCCGCTAGGCGGATGTAATGAATCTGTAGTCATCATCAAGAAAATAGACAGACCAACGGCCAAGCTAAACGCAGAAGTAAGATCAGGAATCCATAAAGCACAACTGACACCAATTAATCCGGCAATGGTATTGCCCACCACCATGTTCCAGGGCTGCGCCAGTGGACTGGCCGGCACTGCAAATAATAAAACCGAGGAAGCACCCATGGGTGCAATATACCAGGCATTGATTCCGCCCAGTGTATACCAGCTAATAATTGATGAAATCGCCAGTCCCAGCAGAGCGCCACAACCACAGAGTAAGCGCTCTTTTAAAGGCAGCGTTTTAAAATTAGGTTTAAGGGTGTCTAGCCAAAACTGTGAATTACTCACTGCACAACCTGTTCTTGTTAGATAAAAAACAGGGCGAGTATACGCCTAAGCCTTATTAAGGTGCATTGATTTTATATCTTTACAATATTGGTTTTTTTGTAAAGCAGTCACAACGCTTCTTAGCGTTACTTAACTTTTCTCGGCTTTATACTTACTTGGCTCTGTTATTTACTCATAATTGATCAGGGATTAATCAAGACTGGATGATATGAACAATAAAATCTATAGCAATACAGCTTTAATACGCTCTTTGCTTCTGGCACCGATACCAAGCCTGTTGGTGATTTTAATTTTCTCGGCAGCCGCCAATGGTGCAGGCCAGTTATCCTCTGTAGTCAGTATTCTGTTTGTAGCTGTCATGATTTATGCAGTTTACTGTATTTTGGCATTACCGTTTGCTTACGGCTTATCTCAGCTTATACAGCTCAAATTTCATCTAAATCTGGGAATTATTTTAGTCGGCTCTATAAGTGTATGGTTAATTATGCTGACTTTATTGCAGCTCATACTCAATCATAATATTTCAATGGGCTGGGAACTTTATTTGAGCGGTGGCTATTATATGATGGCTTTATTGACCGGATTCTTTTACTGGTTGCTACTTAAATATTTTGATTCACAACCTGCCCCAGCAATTGCACATTTTAACAAGTTAAAAACCTACTGATGAATAGTTGAAGGACAGGAATTTCGCTATAGCTGAATCAGGTTTTATGCTGGTTTATTTTCTAGAATCCAGGTTTAAATATCTGCTTGGTGGAATTTTATCTGTACAAAAAAGCTGAACTGATTTTAATAATAAGCCTAGTCTGACTTGAAAATTCTGCTTTAACTCATGATTCGCACTCTTAAATAGAATTCTTTGCCACTCCCCTGCAAATTCCCTATACTTAGGGACAATTTTTTCTCATATTCTAGTGGATGCTACATGAGTCGCGCCATATCACATATTGATACATTTCAAGGCTTAATTCTTGCCTTACAAAATTACTGGGCCGAGCAAGGCTGCGTCGTATTACAACCTTACGACATGGAAATGGGTGCAGGTACTTTCCACACTGCGACTTTTCTGCGTGCATTAGGCCCTGAAACCTGGAATGCGGCTTATGTCCAGCCATCACGCCGTCCTAAAGATGGACGTTACGGTGAGAATCCAAACCGTCTACAGCATTATTACCAATTCCAGGTAGTGCTGAAGCCTAATCCGGATAATATCCAGCAGCTTTATCTGGATTCATTAAAAGCTATTGGTATTGATACGCTAACACATGATATCCGTTTTGTAGAAGACAACTGGGAATCTCCAACACTTGGCGCTTGGGGCTTGGGCTGGGAAGTCTGGCTGAACGGTATGGAAGTGACACAGTTTACCTATTTCCAGCAGGTTGGTGGCGTAGAGTGCTATCCGGTTACAGGTGAAATTACTTACGGTCTTGAGCGTCTGGCCATGTACCTGCAAGGTGTAGACTCGGTTTATGATCTGGTCTGGACCAAAGGCCAGTTTGGTACGGTCACTTACGGCGATGTGTTTCACCAGAATGAAGTAGAACAGTCTACTTATAACTTCGAATATGCGCCAGTTGAAAAACTATTTGAACTATTTGATTTTTACGAAACTGAAGCCAGCCGTTTAATGGAAGCAGAACTTCCACTACCGGCATACGAACAGGTGATCAAAGCTTCACATAGCTTTAACCTGCTTGATGCACGTGGTGCGATTTCTGTGACTGAACGTCAGCGCTATATTTTGCGTGTACGTACACTGGCCCGTGCCATTGCACAAAGTTATGTACAGGCCCGTGCCAAACTAGGCTTCCCGATGGCCGAGCCTCATCTGCGTGATGAAGTCTTGGCCCAGCTTAAAGCTCAAGCGGAAAATGATGCTGCTCAGGCAGAAAAATCAGCGGAGAACAAATAATGTCTAAACATACAGTTTTATTTGAACTTGGCTGTGAAGAACTTCCTCCAAAAAGCCTGAAAACCCTACGAGATGCCTTACAGGCAGAAACAGTGAAAGGTTTAAAAGATGCTGGTCTAGCCTTTGATTCAATCGAAGCTTATGCTGCCCCACGTCGTTTAGCCCTTAAAATTGTGAATGTCGATGGTGCACAAGCAGATACACAGAAGCGTTTTGATGGTCCTGCGGTTCAAGCGGCTTATGACGCTGAAGGCAAACCAACCAAAGCTTTAGAAGGCTTTATGCGTGGTCAGGGTATCAGTATTGATCAAGTATCAACATTCCAGGCAGGTAAAGTTGAAAAGGTCTGCTACTTAAAAGATGTAAAAGGTCAGAGTCTGGATGTATTACTGCCACAAATCCTGCAAACTGCTTTAGATCATCTGCCTGTGGCAAAACGTATGCGCTCAGCAGCCAGCCGTACTGAATTTGTACGGCCAGTCAAATGGGTAGTATTACTAAAAGATGATCAGGTCATTGATGCTACTATTCAGGACCATACAGCCGCTAATGTAACCTATGGTCACCGGTTCCATGCACCAGACGCAATTACACTTGCAAATGCTGATGCCTACCTGGATGCACTGCGTGCAGCTAAAGTCGTAGCTTCATTTGAAGAACGTCAAGCCATTATTGACCAGCAGGTAAAAGCTCTCGCTGATGAAGTTAATGCAATTGCCATTGTACCGGCTGACTTGCGTGATGAAGTAACTTCACTGGTAGAATGGCCGGTGGCTCTGCGTGCCAGCTTTGAAGAGCGTTTTCTTGCCGTTCCACAAGAAGCACTAATCACGACCATGCAGGATAACCAGAAATACTTCTGTCTGGTCAACAGCGACCACAAGCTTCAGCCTTATTTTATTACCGTATCGAATATTGAGTCAAAAGACCCGAAGCAGATTATTGAAGGTAATGAAAAAGTTGTTCGCCCACGTCTGTCAGATGCTGAGTTCTTCTTTTTGCAGGATCAGAAACAGCCGCTGGCTTCACGTTCAGAAAAACTGGCTAACATGGTATTTCAGGCACAGCTTGGCACCTTATGGGACAAGACTGTACGTATCGCAATGCTGGCTGTGGAACTGACCAAGTTTACAGGTGCACAGGTTGCCGATGCTGAAAGAGCCGCCATGCTGTCTAAATGCGACCTGACTTCTGAGCTGGTAGGTGAATTCCCTGAGCTTCAAGGGATTGCAGGGACATACTATGCCCGACTTGAGGGTGAAAATGATGAAGTCGCTGAAGCGCTTGGCGAGCAGTATCTGCCAAAATTTGCAGGTGATGTTTTACCAAAAACCAAAACTGGCACTACGATTGCACTGGCCGACCGTCTGGATACACTGGTAGGTATTTTTGGGATTGGGCAGGCTCCTACAGGTTCAAAGGACCCGTTTGCACTTCGCCGTTCGGCAATTGGTATCTTGCGTCTGATTATTGAAAATAATCTTGATGTAACGATTGAAACACTGGTGAACTCTGCCCTGCATGCCTATGGCGCGCTGATTACTGATCCGAATAAAACCCGTAGTGATGCAGTTGCCTTCCTTGAAGGCCGTTACCGGGCCAAATATGAAGACCAAGGTGTTCAGGTAGATGTCATTCAGGCAGTCCAGGCGATGTCACCTGCTTCTCCGCTTGACTTTGACAAGCGTGTTAATGCCGTTAACCATTTCCGCAATTTGCCTGAAGCTGCTGCGCTTGCTGCTGCCAATAAACGTGTAGCCAATATTCTGGCGAAAGAAGCTGCACCTGAAGGTTTAGTAGTTGAAGCGAGCCTGATTGAAGATGCCGAAAAAGCATTGTTCGCTGAACTTGCGAAAATTACGCCTGTGGTTGAGCCATTATTTGCTGCCAAAGACTACACTGCTGCGTTGTCTGCACTTGCTGCTCTTCGTGCGCCAGTCGATGCGTTCTTTGACGGCGTAATGGTCATGGCTGATGATAGCGAGCTAAAAGCAAACCGTTTACGTTTGCTAGCTCAGCTGCGTGACTTGTTTACCAAAGTAGCTGATATTTCGGTGTTGCAGCACTAAGCTTTAATTAGTTGAAAAGTCTATAGAACCCCGCTATAAGTTAGTGGGGTTTTTATTTTTTTAAATATAATGAAATTATCACAATCGCAAAAAGTTGTAGAATTTTTAAAATCTTACCCAAATCAAAAATTTACATCGCGTGAAATAGCTGAGGCTATTATTCAGCTTTTTCCTGAAGATTACTAACAAAAAAGATTAAATCATCGATTTGAATCAAATTCAGATTTTGTACAATAAATTGTTCGTGAAATTAGTAGTAATGCAAAAACTAGTATTTTAAAGGTATCGCCGCATATTCATATACGTGATCAACCTCGTCCAAGACAATTCTGGTTTGATCCTAATTCAACATATGAATTAACACGGGAAATTAATACTATTTTTAATTCTGAAAATATTGATGCTGAAGTTCACTTACCTATTATTAAATTAGATCATTTATCTGAACATGATCTTTATCCAATTCTTATTGAGTTTTTAAATTCTGAATTTAATCTAAACTGCCTTAGAATTGATGAGAAACGTTCAAAAAATTCCCGTGGTCAGAATGGAAATCAATGGCTACATCCTGACGTTGTTGCTATGCAAGCATTAGATGACCGTTGGAATGAATTAATTAGAACCTGTGTAAAACATAGCTCTGGTCAAAATGTTCGTCTATGGTCTTTTGAAGTCAAGAAGGAACTAAATAGCAGTAATATTCGTAGTAGTTTTTTTCAGGCTGTGAGTAATTCAAGTTGGGCTAATGAAGGATATTTAGTCGCAACATCAATATCTACGAGTGAGGTTGAAGAAGAGCTTCGGATGCTTTCTGCCCTCCACGGTATCGGGGTAATACTTCTAATTCCTGAAAATCCAAGTGAAAGTGAAATTTTATTACCTGCTCGTCGTAGACCAGAGGTTGATTGGCAATCCATTAATCGAATATTAAATGAAAATTCTGATTTTAGAAATTTTATAGAACTTGTTTCTATTTACTATCAAACAGGCCGTATTCGTCCTCAAGATTGGAATAGATAATGTATGACTATAGGCATTTCACTATATATTTCATATACTCAAACTAACAACACTCAACAAGAAAGAATCATATGACATTTAAAACACTCATGTTGGCGGGTCTTGCGAGTATCGCAGTTACAGCCTGTAGCTCAGCCCCAAAAATTCCTCAGCTTGA harbors:
- the glyS gene encoding glycine--tRNA ligase subunit beta, whose amino-acid sequence is MSKHTVLFELGCEELPPKSLKTLRDALQAETVKGLKDAGLAFDSIEAYAAPRRLALKIVNVDGAQADTQKRFDGPAVQAAYDAEGKPTKALEGFMRGQGISIDQVSTFQAGKVEKVCYLKDVKGQSLDVLLPQILQTALDHLPVAKRMRSAASRTEFVRPVKWVVLLKDDQVIDATIQDHTAANVTYGHRFHAPDAITLANADAYLDALRAAKVVASFEERQAIIDQQVKALADEVNAIAIVPADLRDEVTSLVEWPVALRASFEERFLAVPQEALITTMQDNQKYFCLVNSDHKLQPYFITVSNIESKDPKQIIEGNEKVVRPRLSDAEFFFLQDQKQPLASRSEKLANMVFQAQLGTLWDKTVRIAMLAVELTKFTGAQVADAERAAMLSKCDLTSELVGEFPELQGIAGTYYARLEGENDEVAEALGEQYLPKFAGDVLPKTKTGTTIALADRLDTLVGIFGIGQAPTGSKDPFALRRSAIGILRLIIENNLDVTIETLVNSALHAYGALITDPNKTRSDAVAFLEGRYRAKYEDQGVQVDVIQAVQAMSPASPLDFDKRVNAVNHFRNLPEAAALAAANKRVANILAKEAAPEGLVVEASLIEDAEKALFAELAKITPVVEPLFAAKDYTAALSALAALRAPVDAFFDGVMVMADDSELKANRLRLLAQLRDLFTKVADISVLQH
- a CDS encoding HPP family protein, giving the protein MSNSQFWLDTLKPNFKTLPLKERLLCGCGALLGLAISSIISWYTLGGINAWYIAPMGASSVLLFAVPASPLAQPWNMVVGNTIAGLIGVSCALWIPDLTSAFSLAVGLSIFLMMTTDSLHPPSGAVAITAVLGGEGVHHLGYQFLFYPVLLNSVLLLGFAIFFNRLLGRHYPYPRQVNERSKDPTPTQKVTIQPQDIQQALEHQTELLDISQYDLEKIILEAQERANERIVLHYHCRDIMSRDVIVLHENDDIHKALDKFKQVNLMSLPVVNASEHLVGTLALYDVVEWFKRGADYRASWEYLVKQIMNRKVVTVHPEQPIQDLAPYFVEKSFNYIPVVEAEQLIGIISRADMIAAMQQEILHLRQKP
- the glyQ gene encoding glycine--tRNA ligase subunit alpha encodes the protein MSRAISHIDTFQGLILALQNYWAEQGCVVLQPYDMEMGAGTFHTATFLRALGPETWNAAYVQPSRRPKDGRYGENPNRLQHYYQFQVVLKPNPDNIQQLYLDSLKAIGIDTLTHDIRFVEDNWESPTLGAWGLGWEVWLNGMEVTQFTYFQQVGGVECYPVTGEITYGLERLAMYLQGVDSVYDLVWTKGQFGTVTYGDVFHQNEVEQSTYNFEYAPVEKLFELFDFYETEASRLMEAELPLPAYEQVIKASHSFNLLDARGAISVTERQRYILRVRTLARAIAQSYVQARAKLGFPMAEPHLRDEVLAQLKAQAENDAAQAEKSAENK
- a CDS encoding acyl-CoA dehydrogenase C-terminal domain-containing protein, which encodes MPAYKAPLRDTRFLMNEVFDYPAHYQTLSNGELADSDTVDMILEGAADYCENVISPLYQTGDDEGCHWNNGEVTTPKGYKEAYDQFVQSGWQGLSYPEQYGGQGLPMSLNLIKSEMMGTANWAFTMYPGLSMGCMNTILQFGTEEQKDIYMPPLVAGTWSGTMCLTEPQCGTDLGQLKTKAEPQADGTYKITGTKIFISAGEHDLTENIVHIVLARLPDAPAGTKGISLFIVPKFLPTAEGNVGERNAVNCGSIEHKMGIKASATAVLNFDNATGYLIGEQNKGLHAMFTFMNTARIGTAVQGIAHAELSFQGALPYAKERMSMRALSGKKDPEKVADAIIHHADVRRMLLTQKAIAEGGRAMIYHAAQLADKMTDALTRGDNAEYEEYDDKLGFYTPILKGFLTELGLEAANHGMQVFGGHGYIKEWGMEQIVRDARIATLYEGTTGVQALDLIGRKVLLSSKGKVVRDYTAEILKFSGRHARNKYMRRFAWDLTKICAQWNALTVRIMLAARKDRDIVSSASFDYLMFSGYAMMAYFWAQQAAVASEKLESGEGKETPEFYKAKIKVADFYFERMLPRAQGHAEAMVNPSRTMTSLAAEHFSFDY
- a CDS encoding PspC domain-containing protein, with protein sequence MSDSGLYRSNRQNMIAGVMGGIAERFGWNANLLRIIFVLISIMSAAFPGILVYLILWLLMPKRDYRLDAPPRNYQQPVRTVYDEHKVKR